The Vallitalea okinawensis genome contains the following window.
GGTTGAGCTTAATTGCTTTATATACAGCCTCTACAGTTTATCACTGGATCAAGGGAACTGATCACGTTGAACGTTTTTTACGGAAACTTGACCATACTATGATTTATGTCTTAATTGCTGGAACCTATACACCTATTTGTTTAATTACTTTAAATGGACCAATTGGTTGGGGTTTATTAGCTCTTGTATGGGGTTTAGCTCTATTAGGGATTGTCACTAAACTTCTTTGGTTGAATGCCCCAAGATGGCTATACACAGGTTTTTATGTCGCTCTTGGTTGGGTTGCAGTGTTCTTCTTAATGCCTCTTTATGATGCCTTGCCTTCAGAAGGATTTTTCTGGCTCTTAGCAGGTGGTATACTCTATACCGTTGGTGCACTGATCTATGCTACAAAACCAAAATGGATTACGTTAGGTTCCTTTGGCTTCCACGAAATTTTTCATGTATTTATTATTCTTGGTAGCTTGAGTCACTTTGTATTAGTCAGCAGTTATGTTCTTACTTAGATTTAATATTACTTAAGAGAGAGGTGCTTTGATGTCTATAAAAATTATTACGGATAGTACTTGTTATATCCCAGAGCATTTAGTTGAGAAATATAACATTGATATAATTTCGCTAAATCTTTTTTGGGATGATAAGACGATTAAAGAGACCGAAATGGATAATAATGCTTTTTATAATCTATTAGCTACAAAGGATGTCTTCCCAAAGTCATCCCAGCCAGCTATCCAAGATGTGATTGATACTTTTGAAAAAAATATTATTGAAGGTGATGAAATTATTGGTATATTTCTATCTTCAAAGATGAGTGGCACTTATCAATCTACTCATATGGTAAAGGAGCAGCTATTAGTGAAATATCCAGAAGCTAAAATCCACTTGATTGATTCATTATCCAATTCTATGGAATTAGGGTATGTTGCATTAAAAGCTGCAGAATTAGCTTCACTTGGTCAATCCGCTAACGATATTATAAACGCTTCTAAAGACATAATTATGAAAAGTAAATTTATTTTTATGCCAGGTACTCTGGAATACTTACGAAGAGGTGGTCGGATTGGTAGAGCTAATGCTTTAGTCGGTTCTTTACTAAGAATTACACCTCTTTTAACAGTTGAAGATGGCGTAACTTCTGTTTTATCGAAAGTGCGAACCAAGAAAAAAGCTATAGACACCATGACTACATATGTAGAGGAGCAAATTAACACCTTTGGTTTAGGTGACATCATCGTCCATCATATTCAGAATGAATGTGAGGCTAAAACTTTAGCTAAACGTTTAGAAAAGATAGTAGGTCAACCTGTTGATATATGCTCTATTGGACCAGTTATCGGCGCCCATGTAGGTCCCGGCGCCATTGGTATCGTTTATTACACAAAGGAATTACCCGCTACACAACGCAACTAAGTACAAAAAAATAAGCACATGGCTATCATGTGCTTATTGCAATGTGTTCTAAGACTTAATTCTTCTTATCACATATTTTACAAACTTTGATTTCTTTTCCCTCGGAATCAGTAGAGGTCCATAGAAGCTTTACGCCTGTCCTGTTACAGATTGGACAAGTACCTCTCCAACCTTTTTCTAATTTCATTCGTCTTCCTCTAAAGTTTTTTGCCATAAAAACCACTCCCTCATATGCTTGTCTAACATATATATATGCGCCTATTTACCTAATAGAACTGAAATTATTGTAAGACTCACATCCGGGCTTCACCGTAGCTGATACATTGATAAAACAACTTTATTCAATTTCAACATACAGAAAGCATGTAAGGTGTTCTATGGAGCCGCGATCCACGGATGACGAGTTCGGCTGTCTAAGACATGGACGTCTTTCCAGCCGACGCAATAGAATTCCTTGCATGCTTGACTATGTGAAGCTTATTAAAGCAATGATACTCTATGTTTTCATGGGATTTTTTATATATCTTTAGAATAAATCATCAATAACAAAGGGATCATATTGATATTTCTTTAAATCAACTTTATCCTTCTCTACTCGGACCCCTTCTAACTCAAGAAGTTTTTTCTGTTCCTCAAACCCATCTCCCTTAAGAGATATCTTACCTTGACTAT
Protein-coding sequences here:
- the trhA gene encoding PAQR family membrane homeostasis protein TrhA — protein: MTRIKEPINALSHLLGVCLSCLGLILMIFQSYINNSLLQFIGSLIFGLSLIALYTASTVYHWIKGTDHVERFLRKLDHTMIYVLIAGTYTPICLITLNGPIGWGLLALVWGLALLGIVTKLLWLNAPRWLYTGFYVALGWVAVFFLMPLYDALPSEGFFWLLAGGILYTVGALIYATKPKWITLGSFGFHEIFHVFIILGSLSHFVLVSSYVLT
- a CDS encoding DegV family protein, which gives rise to MSIKIITDSTCYIPEHLVEKYNIDIISLNLFWDDKTIKETEMDNNAFYNLLATKDVFPKSSQPAIQDVIDTFEKNIIEGDEIIGIFLSSKMSGTYQSTHMVKEQLLVKYPEAKIHLIDSLSNSMELGYVALKAAELASLGQSANDIINASKDIIMKSKFIFMPGTLEYLRRGGRIGRANALVGSLLRITPLLTVEDGVTSVLSKVRTKKKAIDTMTTYVEEQINTFGLGDIIVHHIQNECEAKTLAKRLEKIVGQPVDICSIGPVIGAHVGPGAIGIVYYTKELPATQRN